A window of the Citrus sinensis cultivar Valencia sweet orange chromosome 9, DVS_A1.0, whole genome shotgun sequence genome harbors these coding sequences:
- the LOC102625149 gene encoding calmodulin-binding protein 60 B: MQRQTRYMERTSSMSRGKRSLESNEDEQPERKRPALASVIVEALKVDSLQKLCSSLEPILRRVVSEEVERALAKLGPARLNNGRASPKRIEGPDGRNLQLYFRSRLSLPLFTGGKVEGEQGAAIHVVLVDANTGHVVTSGPEASVKLDIVVLEGDFNNEDDDGWTQEEFESHVVKEREGKRPLLTGDLQVTLKEGVGTLGDLTFTDNSSWIRSRKFRLGLKVASGYCEGIRIREAKTEAFTVKDHRGELYKKHYPPALNDDVWRLEKIGKDGSFHKRLNNAGIFSVEDFLRLVVRDPQKLRSILGSGMSNKMWEALLDHAKTCVLSGKLYVYYPEDSRNVGVVFNNIYELNGLISGEQYFPADALPESQKVYVDSQVKKAYDNWNQVVEYDGKSLLSLKQNKRSNASKNEPQIGQIDFSNALDNQLQLSRLPAAVPTEQSSAHSGHPIGGSGYADNMATRYPSQPQIVNSNSRAQFDGTSFVSNDQLVDNSHQIQSTRYGNSTVGLALGPPQSSNSGFQAIGSSVQQSNLNPFDDWSHNRDKGVEDFFSEEEIRMRSNEMLENDDMQHLLRLFSMGGHASEDGYSFPSFMPSPMPNFDEDRTRPGKAVVGWLKIKAAMRWGFFIRKKAAERRAQIVELEDE, translated from the exons ATGCAGAGGCAAACGAGGTATATGGAGAGGACCAGTAGTATGAGTAGAGGGAAGAGGAGCTTAGAGAGTAATGAAGACGAGCAGCCTGAGCGAAAACGCCCAGCTCTCGCCag CGTCATTGTAGAAGCTTTGAAGGTGGACAGTTTGCAGAAGCTCTGCTCTTCATTGGAACCCATTCTCCGAAGAGTT GTAAGTGAGGAAGTGGAACGCGCTCTGGCAAAGTTAGGTCCTGCAAGGCTCAATAATGGACG GGCTTCTCCAAAACGAATTGAGGGTCCTGATGGACGGAATTTGCAGCTGTACTTTAGGTCAAGGTTATCTCTTCCCCTCTTTACCGGAGGAAAAGTAGAGGGCGAGCAGGGTGCTGCTATCCATGTAGTTTTAGTTGATGCAAACACTGGGCATGTTGTAACCTCTGGGCCTGAAGCCTCGGTAAAACTTGATATTGTTGTGCTTGAAGGGGACTTCAACAATGAGGATGATGATGGCTGGACACAAGAAGAGTTTGAAAGCCATGTAGTAAAAGAGCGTGAAGGAAAGAGGCCATTGTTGACTGGGGATTTGCAAGTGACACTCAAGGAAGGTGTAGGAACGTTAGGGGACCTCACTTTTACTGATAATTCAAGTTGGATAAGGAGCAGGAAGTTCAGGCTTGGCTTGAAGGTTGCCTCAGGATATTGTGAGGGCATCCGTATTCGTGAGGCAAAGACTGAAGCTTTTACAGTCAAAGATCATAGAGGGGAAT TGTACAAGAAACACTATCCACCGGCCTTGAATGATGATGTATGGAGATTGGAGAAGATTGGCAAGGATGGATCATTCCACAAGAGGCTAAACAATGCTGGGATATTCTCAGTTGAAGACTTTCTTCGTCTTGTCGTGAGGGATCCTCAAAAACTACGTAGT ATTCTTGGAAGTGGAATGTCAAATAAGATGTGGGAAGCTCTTTTAGACCATGCAAAGACTTGTGTCCTAAGTGGGAAGCTTTATGTTTATTATCCTGAAGATTCAAGAAATGTTGGTGTTGTTTTTAACAACATCTATGAGTTGAATGGTCTAATTTCAGGGGAGCAGTATTTTCCTGCTGATGCTCTTCCAGAGAGCCAGAAG GTTTATGTGGATTCACAGGTGAAGAAAGCATATGACAATTGGAATCAAGTTGTAGAATATGATGGCAAGTCACTTTTGAGcttaaagcaaaataaaaggTCAAATGCATCTAAAAATGAACCTCAAATAGGTCAGATAGATTTCTCTAATGCTTTAGACAATCAGTTGCAACTATCCCGCTTGCCAGCTGCTGTTCCTACTGAGCAATCTTCAGCTCATTCAGGTCATCCCATCGGAG GTTCAGGTTATGCTGATAATATGGCCACGAGATACCCTTCCCAGCCCCAAATTGTGAATTCAAATTCCCGTGCTCAGTTTGATGGCACTTCATTTGTGTCCAATGACCAGCTGGTTGACAATTCTCACCAAATTCAGAGTACTAGATATGGTAACAGCACTGTTGGGCTGGCTCTTGGGCCACCCCAATCATCTAACTCTGGATTCCAAGCCATTGGCTCGTCTGTTCAGCAATCCAACCTCAATCCTTTTGATGACTGGTCACACAACCGAGACAAGGGAGTTGAAGACTTTTTTTCAGAGGAAGAGATTCGCATGCGAAGCAATGAGATGCTTGAGAATGATGATATGCAGCACTTGCTTCGACTCTTCAGCATGGGAGGCCATGCCTCGGAGGATGGGTACTCATTCCCGTCTTTTATGCCGTCACCAATGCCAAACTTTGATGAGGATCGCACACGTCCTGGAAAAGCCGTCGTAGGGTGGCTTAAGATCAAGGCGGCAATGAGATGGGGATTCTTTATCAGGAAGAAAGCAGCTGAGAGGCGAGCTCAGATTGTTGAGTTAGAAGATGAATAA
- the LOC102624762 gene encoding bifunctional dethiobiotin synthetase/7,8-diamino-pelargonic acid aminotransferase, mitochondrial isoform X1, whose amino-acid sequence MLRLRRHHYPDHHRRILLRLFHHSTFHPQPLDLPLSHPTFQIWSANTSLGKTLVSAGLSSSFLLSPTSSANKKFVYLKPIQTGYPHDSDSRFLFTKLPSLSLRRNFPSSLILSNSILFSSLFAAKSFLSSRDLPFQPQKFNSEMYDLNFREENRISGEEDSSVSELVCKTLFAWEEAVSPHLAAERESGGIVGDSKVIETLGKCLRDGLESESESERGKMEILCIVETAGGVASPGPSGSLQCDLYRPFRLPSILVGDGRLGGISGTISAYESLKLRGYDVVAVVFEDHGLANEVPLMSYLRNRVPVLVLPPLPQDSSNDLMEWFDESHNVFDSLKNIMLLAYSERIQRLCDMPKRAGELFWWPFTQHKLVPEEAVTVIDSRCGENFSVYQDQKNKFIGQQFDACASWWTQGPDATLQIELARDMGYTAARFGHVMFPENVYEPALECAELLLQGVGKGWASRAYFSDNGSTAIEIALKMAFRKFSFDHEVLVDFLGKDTTEKCIELKVLALKGSYHGDTLGAMEAQAPSPYTGFLQQPWYSGRGLFLDPPTVFMYNSKWILSLPEWLYSKIVEHKDITFCSRDEIFYEERDSSDLASIYSSYISQNLLQNPGLKVSGCIGALIIEPVVHAAGGMHMVDPLFQRILVKECQNRKIPVIFDEVFTGFWRLGVETTADLLGCVPDIACYGKLLTGGVIPLAATLATNAVFDSFVGDSKLKALLHGHSYSAHALGCAAAAKSIKWFKDPQTNHNIIPERRLLRELWDLELIQQISSHRTVQRVVALGTLCAIELQAAGCNAGYGSLYAASLLKKLREDGVYMRPLGNVIYLMCGPCSSPEVCSQLLLKLYQRLEEFDKVEEKLKSC is encoded by the exons ATGCTTCGCCTCCGACGCCACCACTACCCGGACCACCACCGTCGTATACTCCTCCGTCTCTTCCACCACTCGACATTTCATCCGCAGCCACTCGATCTCCCGCTCTCTCATCCCACGTTCCAAATTTGGTCCGCCAACACCTCTCTAGGCAAAACCCTAGTCTCCGCTGGCCTCTCctcttctttcctcctctcCCCTACCTCCTCTGCAAATAAAAAGTTCGTCTATCTCAAACCAATCCAAACCGGGTACCCTCACGACTCCGACTCCCGCTTCCTCTTCACCAAACTCCCCTCCCTCTCCCTCCGCCGCAACTTCCCTTCCTCCCTCATCCTCTCCAATTCAATCCTCTTTTCCTCCTTATTCGCCGCAAAATCTTTCCTCTCCTCTAGGGACCTCCCATTTCAGCCCCAGAAATTCAATTCAGAAATGTACGATTTGAATTTCCGCGAAGAGAATCGAATTTCGGGCGAGGAGGATAGTTCGGTTTCGGAACTGGTTTGTAAGACTTTGTTTGCGTGGGAGGAGGCTGTGTCGCCGCATTTGGCAGCTGAAAGGGAGAGTGGAGGAATCGTAGGAGATTCTAAGGTGATTGAAACTTTGGGAAAATGTTTGAGAGATGGCTTGGAGAGTGAGAGTGAGAGTGAGAGGGGTAAAATGGAGATTTTGTGTATTGTTGAAACTGCTGGTGGAGTTGCCAGTCCTGGACCTTCCGGCTCTCTTCAGTGTGATTTGTATAG GCCTTTCCGGTTGCCTAGTATTCTTGTTGGAGATGGGCGGCTAGGTGGGATTTCTGGCACGATTTCAGCTTATGAGAGTTTAAAGCTTCGAGGTTATGacgttgttgctgttgttttTGAAGACCATGGCCTTGCTAATGAGGTGCCATTGATGTCATATTTGCGAAATAG AGTGCCTGTGCTTGTGCTGCCACCTCTGCCACAAGATTCATCAAATGACCTGATGGAATGGTTTGATGAATCTCACAATGTCTTTGATTCTCTGAAGAACATAATGTTATTGGCTTATTCTGAAAGAATACAGAGACTGTGTGACATGCCAAAAAGGGCAGGGGAGCTCTTCTGGTGGCCGTTTACTCAGCACAAACTTGTACCAGAGGAAGCTGTTACAGTAATTGATTCACGCTGTGGAGAAAACTTTTCCGTCTACCAG gaccagaaaaataaattcattggtCAACAGTTTGATGCATGTGCTAGTTGGTGGACTCAAGGACCAGATGCTACCTTACAG ATTGAGCTTGCAAGAGATATGGGTTATACTGCTGCAAGATTTGGGCACGTCATGTTTCCTGAGAATGTTTATGAGCCAGCCTTAGAATGCGCAGAGCTTTTACTTCAGGGTGTTGGGAAAG GCTGGGCTTCTCGAGCATATTTTTCAGATAATGGATCTACGGCTATTGAAATTGCTCTCAAGATGGCATTTcggaaattttcttttgatcatGAAGTTCTTGTAGATTTTCTTGGGAAGGACACTACTGAAAAGTGTATTGAGCTTAAG GTCCTAGCACTTAAAGGATCATATCATGGTGATACTTTGGGTGCCATGGAAGCTCAAGCACCATCACCTTACACCGGGTTTCTGCAGCAACCATG GTACTCTGGAAGAGGCCTTTTTCTGGACCCTCCTACAGTTTTCATGTACAACAGCAAATGGATTCTTTCCTTACCTGAATGGCTGTATTCCAAAATTGTAGAACATAAAGACATAA CCTTTTGCTCTcgtgatgaaattttttacgAGGAAAGGGACAGTTCAGACCttgcttcaatttattcatcATACATATCACAGAATTTATTGCAAAATCCAGGATTAAAAGTATCTGGTTGTATTGGAGCTTTGATAATAGAACCAG TTGTACATGCTGCTGGAGGAATGCACATGGTTGATCCGCTTTTTCAGCGGATACTTGTCAAAGAATGTCAGAATCGTAAAATTCcagttatctttgatgaagTTTTTACAGGTTTCTGGCGATTGGGAGTAGAG ACTACAGCAGATCTACTTGGTTGTGTACCAGATATAGCATGCTATGGGAAGCTATTGACTGGTGGGGTTATACCTTTGGCTGCCACACTGGCCACAAATGCCGTTTTTGATTCATTTGTAGGAGATTCAAAG CTGAAGGCCCTTCTGCATGGGCACTCATATTCTGCACATGCTTTGGGGTGTGCAGCAGCTGCTAAATCCATAAAATGGTTCAAAGATCCTCAGACAAACCATAACATAATTCCTGAACGAAGATTACTTAGGGAA TTATGGGATTTGGAGCTGATACAACAGATCTCATCACATCGTACTGTCCAAAGAGTGGTTGCATTAGGGACTCTCTGTGCCATAGAGCTACAAGCAGCAGGCTGTAATGCTGG GTACGGATCACTATATGCAGCTTCTCTTCTTAAGAAGCTCCGTGAAGATGGTGTTTACATGAGGCCTCTTGGTAATGTTATATACCTCATGTGTGGACCCTGCAGTTCTCCTGAGGTCTGCAGCCAACTACTTCTCAAGCTATACCAAAGACTTGAAGAGTTTGACAAAGTTGAAGAGAAATTGAAGTCTTGCTAG
- the LOC102624762 gene encoding bifunctional dethiobiotin synthetase/7,8-diamino-pelargonic acid aminotransferase, mitochondrial isoform X2, which translates to MLRLRRHHYPDHHRRILLRLFHHSTFHPQPLDLPLSHPTFQIWSANTSLGKTLVSAGLSSSFLLSPTSSANKKFVYLKPIQTGYPHDSDSRFLFTKLPSLSLRRNFPSSLILSNSILFSSLFAAKSFLSSRDLPFQPQKFNSEMYDLNFREENRISGEEDSSVSELVCKTLFAWEEAVSPHLAAERESGGIVGDSKVIETLGKCLRDGLESESESERGKMEILCIVETAGGVASPGPSGSLQCDLYRPFRLPSILVGDGRLGGISGTISAYESLKLRGYDVVAVVFEDHGLANEVPLMSYLRNRVPVLVLPPLPQDSSNDLMEWFDESHNVFDSLKNIMLLAYSERIQRLCDMPKRAGELFWWPFTQHKLVPEEAVTVIDSRCGENFSVYQDQKNKFIGQQFDACASWWTQGPDATLQIELARDMGYTAARFGHVMFPENVYEPALECAELLLQGVGKGWASRAYFSDNGSTAIEIALKMAFRKFSFDHEVLVDFLGKDTTEKCIELKVLALKGSYHGDTLGAMEAQAPSPYTGFLQQPWYSGRGLFLDPPTVFMYNSKWILSLPEWLYSKIVEHKDITFCSRDEIFYEERDSSDLASIYSSYISQNLLQNPGLKVSGCIGALIIEPVVHAAGGMHMVDPLFQRILVKECQNRKIPVIFDEVFTGFWRLGVETTADLLGCVPDIACYGKLLTGGVIPLAATLATNAVFDSFVGDSKLKALLHGHSYSAHALGCAAAAKSIKWFKDPQTNHNIIPERRLLRELWDLELIQQISSHRTVQRVVALGTLCAIELQAAGCNAGYCLIELFLYNFLTTGMHP; encoded by the exons ATGCTTCGCCTCCGACGCCACCACTACCCGGACCACCACCGTCGTATACTCCTCCGTCTCTTCCACCACTCGACATTTCATCCGCAGCCACTCGATCTCCCGCTCTCTCATCCCACGTTCCAAATTTGGTCCGCCAACACCTCTCTAGGCAAAACCCTAGTCTCCGCTGGCCTCTCctcttctttcctcctctcCCCTACCTCCTCTGCAAATAAAAAGTTCGTCTATCTCAAACCAATCCAAACCGGGTACCCTCACGACTCCGACTCCCGCTTCCTCTTCACCAAACTCCCCTCCCTCTCCCTCCGCCGCAACTTCCCTTCCTCCCTCATCCTCTCCAATTCAATCCTCTTTTCCTCCTTATTCGCCGCAAAATCTTTCCTCTCCTCTAGGGACCTCCCATTTCAGCCCCAGAAATTCAATTCAGAAATGTACGATTTGAATTTCCGCGAAGAGAATCGAATTTCGGGCGAGGAGGATAGTTCGGTTTCGGAACTGGTTTGTAAGACTTTGTTTGCGTGGGAGGAGGCTGTGTCGCCGCATTTGGCAGCTGAAAGGGAGAGTGGAGGAATCGTAGGAGATTCTAAGGTGATTGAAACTTTGGGAAAATGTTTGAGAGATGGCTTGGAGAGTGAGAGTGAGAGTGAGAGGGGTAAAATGGAGATTTTGTGTATTGTTGAAACTGCTGGTGGAGTTGCCAGTCCTGGACCTTCCGGCTCTCTTCAGTGTGATTTGTATAG GCCTTTCCGGTTGCCTAGTATTCTTGTTGGAGATGGGCGGCTAGGTGGGATTTCTGGCACGATTTCAGCTTATGAGAGTTTAAAGCTTCGAGGTTATGacgttgttgctgttgttttTGAAGACCATGGCCTTGCTAATGAGGTGCCATTGATGTCATATTTGCGAAATAG AGTGCCTGTGCTTGTGCTGCCACCTCTGCCACAAGATTCATCAAATGACCTGATGGAATGGTTTGATGAATCTCACAATGTCTTTGATTCTCTGAAGAACATAATGTTATTGGCTTATTCTGAAAGAATACAGAGACTGTGTGACATGCCAAAAAGGGCAGGGGAGCTCTTCTGGTGGCCGTTTACTCAGCACAAACTTGTACCAGAGGAAGCTGTTACAGTAATTGATTCACGCTGTGGAGAAAACTTTTCCGTCTACCAG gaccagaaaaataaattcattggtCAACAGTTTGATGCATGTGCTAGTTGGTGGACTCAAGGACCAGATGCTACCTTACAG ATTGAGCTTGCAAGAGATATGGGTTATACTGCTGCAAGATTTGGGCACGTCATGTTTCCTGAGAATGTTTATGAGCCAGCCTTAGAATGCGCAGAGCTTTTACTTCAGGGTGTTGGGAAAG GCTGGGCTTCTCGAGCATATTTTTCAGATAATGGATCTACGGCTATTGAAATTGCTCTCAAGATGGCATTTcggaaattttcttttgatcatGAAGTTCTTGTAGATTTTCTTGGGAAGGACACTACTGAAAAGTGTATTGAGCTTAAG GTCCTAGCACTTAAAGGATCATATCATGGTGATACTTTGGGTGCCATGGAAGCTCAAGCACCATCACCTTACACCGGGTTTCTGCAGCAACCATG GTACTCTGGAAGAGGCCTTTTTCTGGACCCTCCTACAGTTTTCATGTACAACAGCAAATGGATTCTTTCCTTACCTGAATGGCTGTATTCCAAAATTGTAGAACATAAAGACATAA CCTTTTGCTCTcgtgatgaaattttttacgAGGAAAGGGACAGTTCAGACCttgcttcaatttattcatcATACATATCACAGAATTTATTGCAAAATCCAGGATTAAAAGTATCTGGTTGTATTGGAGCTTTGATAATAGAACCAG TTGTACATGCTGCTGGAGGAATGCACATGGTTGATCCGCTTTTTCAGCGGATACTTGTCAAAGAATGTCAGAATCGTAAAATTCcagttatctttgatgaagTTTTTACAGGTTTCTGGCGATTGGGAGTAGAG ACTACAGCAGATCTACTTGGTTGTGTACCAGATATAGCATGCTATGGGAAGCTATTGACTGGTGGGGTTATACCTTTGGCTGCCACACTGGCCACAAATGCCGTTTTTGATTCATTTGTAGGAGATTCAAAG CTGAAGGCCCTTCTGCATGGGCACTCATATTCTGCACATGCTTTGGGGTGTGCAGCAGCTGCTAAATCCATAAAATGGTTCAAAGATCCTCAGACAAACCATAACATAATTCCTGAACGAAGATTACTTAGGGAA TTATGGGATTTGGAGCTGATACAACAGATCTCATCACATCGTACTGTCCAAAGAGTGGTTGCATTAGGGACTCTCTGTGCCATAGAGCTACAAGCAGCAGGCTGTAATGCTGGGTATTGTCTCATTGAGttgtttttatataattttctgACAACTGGAATGCATCCATGA
- the LOC102624762 gene encoding bifunctional dethiobiotin synthetase/7,8-diamino-pelargonic acid aminotransferase, mitochondrial isoform X3, with product MLRLRRHHYPDHHRRILLRLFHHSTFHPQPLDLPLSHPTFQIWSANTSLGKTLVSAGLSSSFLLSPTSSANKKFVYLKPIQTGYPHDSDSRFLFTKLPSLSLRRNFPSSLILSNSILFSSLFAAKSFLSSRDLPFQPQKFNSEMYDLNFREENRISGEEDSSVSELVCKTLFAWEEAVSPHLAAERESGGIVGDSKVIETLGKCLRDGLESESESERGKMEILCIVETAGGVASPGPSGSLQCDLYRPFRLPSILVGDGRLGGISGTISAYESLKLRGYDVVAVVFEDHGLANEVPLMSYLRNRVPVLVLPPLPQDSSNDLMEWFDESHNVFDSLKNIMLLAYSERIQRLCDMPKRAGELFWWPFTQHKLVPEEAVTVIDSRCGENFSVYQDQKNKFIGQQFDACASWWTQGPDATLQIELARDMGYTAARFGHVMFPENVYEPALECAELLLQGVGKGWASRAYFSDNGSTAIEIALKMAFRKFSFDHEVLVDFLGKDTTEKCIELKVLALKGSYHGDTLGAMEAQAPSPYTGFLQQPWYSGRGLFLDPPTVFMYNSKWILSLPEWLYSKIVEHKDITFCSRDEIFYEERDSSDLASIYSSYISQNLLQNPGLKVSGCIGALIIEPVVHAAGGMHMVDPLFQRILVKECQNRKIPVIFDEVFTGFWRLGVETTADLLGCVPDIACYGKLLTGGVIPLAATLATNAVFDSFVGDSKKRE from the exons ATGCTTCGCCTCCGACGCCACCACTACCCGGACCACCACCGTCGTATACTCCTCCGTCTCTTCCACCACTCGACATTTCATCCGCAGCCACTCGATCTCCCGCTCTCTCATCCCACGTTCCAAATTTGGTCCGCCAACACCTCTCTAGGCAAAACCCTAGTCTCCGCTGGCCTCTCctcttctttcctcctctcCCCTACCTCCTCTGCAAATAAAAAGTTCGTCTATCTCAAACCAATCCAAACCGGGTACCCTCACGACTCCGACTCCCGCTTCCTCTTCACCAAACTCCCCTCCCTCTCCCTCCGCCGCAACTTCCCTTCCTCCCTCATCCTCTCCAATTCAATCCTCTTTTCCTCCTTATTCGCCGCAAAATCTTTCCTCTCCTCTAGGGACCTCCCATTTCAGCCCCAGAAATTCAATTCAGAAATGTACGATTTGAATTTCCGCGAAGAGAATCGAATTTCGGGCGAGGAGGATAGTTCGGTTTCGGAACTGGTTTGTAAGACTTTGTTTGCGTGGGAGGAGGCTGTGTCGCCGCATTTGGCAGCTGAAAGGGAGAGTGGAGGAATCGTAGGAGATTCTAAGGTGATTGAAACTTTGGGAAAATGTTTGAGAGATGGCTTGGAGAGTGAGAGTGAGAGTGAGAGGGGTAAAATGGAGATTTTGTGTATTGTTGAAACTGCTGGTGGAGTTGCCAGTCCTGGACCTTCCGGCTCTCTTCAGTGTGATTTGTATAG GCCTTTCCGGTTGCCTAGTATTCTTGTTGGAGATGGGCGGCTAGGTGGGATTTCTGGCACGATTTCAGCTTATGAGAGTTTAAAGCTTCGAGGTTATGacgttgttgctgttgttttTGAAGACCATGGCCTTGCTAATGAGGTGCCATTGATGTCATATTTGCGAAATAG AGTGCCTGTGCTTGTGCTGCCACCTCTGCCACAAGATTCATCAAATGACCTGATGGAATGGTTTGATGAATCTCACAATGTCTTTGATTCTCTGAAGAACATAATGTTATTGGCTTATTCTGAAAGAATACAGAGACTGTGTGACATGCCAAAAAGGGCAGGGGAGCTCTTCTGGTGGCCGTTTACTCAGCACAAACTTGTACCAGAGGAAGCTGTTACAGTAATTGATTCACGCTGTGGAGAAAACTTTTCCGTCTACCAG gaccagaaaaataaattcattggtCAACAGTTTGATGCATGTGCTAGTTGGTGGACTCAAGGACCAGATGCTACCTTACAG ATTGAGCTTGCAAGAGATATGGGTTATACTGCTGCAAGATTTGGGCACGTCATGTTTCCTGAGAATGTTTATGAGCCAGCCTTAGAATGCGCAGAGCTTTTACTTCAGGGTGTTGGGAAAG GCTGGGCTTCTCGAGCATATTTTTCAGATAATGGATCTACGGCTATTGAAATTGCTCTCAAGATGGCATTTcggaaattttcttttgatcatGAAGTTCTTGTAGATTTTCTTGGGAAGGACACTACTGAAAAGTGTATTGAGCTTAAG GTCCTAGCACTTAAAGGATCATATCATGGTGATACTTTGGGTGCCATGGAAGCTCAAGCACCATCACCTTACACCGGGTTTCTGCAGCAACCATG GTACTCTGGAAGAGGCCTTTTTCTGGACCCTCCTACAGTTTTCATGTACAACAGCAAATGGATTCTTTCCTTACCTGAATGGCTGTATTCCAAAATTGTAGAACATAAAGACATAA CCTTTTGCTCTcgtgatgaaattttttacgAGGAAAGGGACAGTTCAGACCttgcttcaatttattcatcATACATATCACAGAATTTATTGCAAAATCCAGGATTAAAAGTATCTGGTTGTATTGGAGCTTTGATAATAGAACCAG TTGTACATGCTGCTGGAGGAATGCACATGGTTGATCCGCTTTTTCAGCGGATACTTGTCAAAGAATGTCAGAATCGTAAAATTCcagttatctttgatgaagTTTTTACAGGTTTCTGGCGATTGGGAGTAGAG ACTACAGCAGATCTACTTGGTTGTGTACCAGATATAGCATGCTATGGGAAGCTATTGACTGGTGGGGTTATACCTTTGGCTGCCACACTGGCCACAAATGCCGTTTTTGATTCATTTGTAGGAGATTCAAAG AAAAGAGAATGA